One Amycolatopsis sp. NBC_00355 genomic window carries:
- a CDS encoding MlaE family ABC transporter permease has translation MTTTEVPKTARVREAVDRRFGFLDTLGDQILFFLRAIAWIPRALRRYLREVVRLLAEVSFGSGALAVIGGTIGVMIGMTVATGTVVGLQGYSALNQVGTSAFAGFVSAYFNTREIAPLVSGLALSATVGCGFTAQLGAMRISEEIDALEVMGIPSVPYLVTTRVIAGFLAVIPLYAIGLLSSYLASRQITVWFFGQSAGTYDHYFLLFLPPGDVLWSFGKVLVFSIVVVLAHCYYGFRASGGPAGVGVAVGRAVRTAIVAISVLDFFLSLAIWGATTTVQVAG, from the coding sequence GTGACCACCACGGAAGTCCCCAAGACCGCGCGGGTGCGCGAAGCCGTCGACCGCCGGTTCGGGTTCCTCGACACCCTCGGCGACCAGATCCTGTTCTTCCTGCGCGCGATCGCCTGGATCCCGCGCGCGCTGCGCCGCTACCTGCGCGAAGTCGTCCGGCTGCTGGCCGAGGTCAGCTTCGGCAGCGGCGCGCTCGCCGTCATCGGCGGCACGATCGGCGTGATGATCGGGATGACCGTCGCCACCGGCACGGTCGTCGGGCTGCAGGGCTACTCCGCCCTCAACCAGGTCGGCACGTCGGCGTTCGCCGGGTTCGTCTCGGCCTACTTCAACACCCGCGAGATCGCGCCGCTCGTCTCCGGCCTCGCACTGAGCGCCACCGTCGGCTGCGGGTTCACCGCGCAGCTCGGCGCGATGCGCATCTCCGAGGAGATCGACGCGCTCGAGGTCATGGGCATCCCGAGCGTCCCGTACCTGGTGACGACGCGGGTGATCGCCGGTTTCCTCGCCGTCATCCCGCTCTACGCGATCGGCCTGCTCTCGAGCTACCTCGCGTCGCGGCAGATCACCGTGTGGTTCTTCGGCCAGTCCGCGGGCACCTACGACCACTACTTCCTGCTGTTCCTGCCGCCCGGCGACGTGCTCTGGTCGTTCGGGAAGGTCCTGGTGTTCAGCATCGTCGTGGTCCTGGCGCACTGCTACTACGGCTTCCGCGCGAGCGGCGGCCCGGCCGGGGTCGGCGTCGCCGTGGGCCGCGCCGTGCGCACCGCGATCGTCGCGATCAGTGTGCTCGACTTCTTCCTGTCCCTGGCCATCTGGGGCGCGACGACCACCGTGCAGGTGGCCGGATGA
- a CDS encoding MlaE family ABC transporter permease gives MAERTTTTSFPGAAALRQTGRLYALGLDVVKLTFRRPFQTRELIQQFWFIASVSILPTALVSIPFGAVIALHIGSLTTQIGAQSFTGAASVLAIIQQAAPIVTALLIAGAGGSAMCADLGSRTIREEIDAMEVLGVSPVQRLIVPRVLAAMGVAVFLNGMVSVVGVLGGYFFNVVMQHGTPGAYLASFSALAQLPDLWISEIKALIFGFVAGVVASYRGLNPKGGPKGVGDAVNQSVVITFLLLFVLNLVLTTVYLQLVPPKGS, from the coding sequence ATGGCCGAACGGACGACGACGACGTCGTTCCCCGGGGCCGCCGCGCTGCGGCAGACCGGGCGGCTCTACGCGCTCGGCCTCGACGTCGTCAAGCTGACGTTCCGGCGCCCCTTCCAGACGCGGGAGCTGATCCAGCAGTTCTGGTTCATCGCGAGCGTCTCGATCCTGCCGACGGCCCTGGTGTCGATCCCGTTCGGCGCGGTCATCGCGCTGCACATCGGGTCGCTCACCACGCAGATCGGCGCACAGTCGTTCACCGGCGCGGCGAGCGTGCTGGCCATCATCCAGCAGGCCGCCCCGATCGTGACGGCGCTGCTCATCGCCGGCGCCGGCGGCAGCGCGATGTGCGCGGACCTCGGCTCCCGCACCATCCGCGAGGAGATCGACGCGATGGAGGTGCTCGGTGTCTCGCCGGTCCAGCGCCTGATCGTGCCACGGGTGCTCGCCGCGATGGGTGTCGCGGTCTTCCTCAACGGCATGGTGAGCGTGGTCGGCGTGCTCGGCGGCTACTTCTTCAACGTCGTCATGCAGCACGGCACCCCGGGCGCGTACCTGGCGAGCTTCTCCGCCCTCGCCCAGCTGCCCGACCTGTGGATCAGTGAGATCAAGGCGCTCATCTTCGGCTTCGTCGCCGGGGTCGTCGCCTCCTACCGCGGGCTCAACCCCAAGGGCGGGCCGAAGGGCGTCGGCGACGCGGTGAACCAGTCCGTGGTCATCACGTTCCTGCTGCTGTTCGTGCTGAACCTGGTGCTCACCACCGTCTACCTGCAACTCGTGCCGCCCAAGGGGAGCTGA
- a CDS encoding LLM class flavin-dependent oxidoreductase, translated as MSSLPDVPLSVLDLSPVSEGISIGETLRNTLDLARATERLGFNRYWLAEHHNMPGIASSATAVLIGHVADATERIRVGSGGVMLPNHAPLVVAEQFGTLEAFHPGRIDLGIGRAPGTDQRTALALRGPGGLSAENFPEHLQELIGYFTHSEARGVNAAVAEGNQPPIWLLGSSGFSAQLAGRLGLPFSFAHHFAAENTIPAVQLYRDNFRPGALDEPYVMLGTSVVAAETDERAQFLAGPSGLTFLSLRRGRPIAMPTPEEAAEYPYTEMDRAFLADRFGSSIIGSPETVHKGLQQLLDDTDADELMITTMVHGHADRIRSYELIAGLKS; from the coding sequence GTGAGCTCACTGCCTGATGTGCCGCTGTCCGTGCTCGACCTGTCCCCCGTGTCCGAGGGGATCAGCATCGGGGAGACGCTGCGCAACACCCTCGACCTCGCCCGCGCCACCGAGCGGCTGGGCTTCAACCGCTACTGGCTGGCCGAGCACCACAACATGCCCGGCATCGCCAGCTCGGCGACGGCGGTGCTGATCGGCCACGTCGCCGACGCGACCGAGCGCATCCGCGTCGGCTCCGGCGGGGTCATGCTGCCCAACCACGCGCCGCTGGTCGTCGCCGAGCAGTTCGGCACCCTTGAGGCGTTCCACCCGGGCCGCATCGACCTGGGCATCGGCCGCGCGCCGGGCACCGACCAGCGGACGGCGCTCGCGCTGCGCGGGCCGGGCGGGCTGTCGGCGGAGAACTTCCCGGAGCACCTGCAGGAGCTGATCGGCTACTTCACCCACTCGGAGGCCCGCGGGGTCAACGCCGCCGTCGCCGAGGGCAACCAGCCGCCTATCTGGCTGCTGGGTTCGAGCGGCTTCAGCGCGCAGCTCGCCGGCCGGCTCGGGCTGCCGTTCTCCTTCGCGCACCACTTCGCCGCGGAGAACACGATCCCGGCGGTGCAGCTCTACCGCGACAACTTCCGGCCCGGTGCGCTCGACGAGCCGTACGTGATGCTCGGGACGTCCGTGGTCGCCGCCGAGACCGACGAGCGCGCCCAGTTCCTGGCCGGGCCGTCCGGCCTGACGTTCCTCAGCCTGCGCCGCGGCCGCCCGATCGCCATGCCGACGCCCGAGGAGGCGGCGGAGTACCCGTACACCGAGATGGACCGCGCGTTCCTCGCCGACCGCTTCGGCTCGAGCATCATCGGCTCGCCCGAGACGGTCCACAAGGGACTCCAGCAGCTCCTCGACGACACGGACGCCGACGAGCTGATGATCACGACGATGGTCCACGGCCACGCGGACCGCATCCGGTCCTACGAGCTGATCGCCGGCCTCAAGTCCTGA
- a CDS encoding MCE family protein yields the protein MKSFKERNPLVLGVIGSVALAALLTITFNYDNLPIVGGGTTYEAEFSEAAGLQADDEVRIAGIKVGEVRDVELADDHVLVSFRVKDAWVGDRTSVQIKIKTLLGRKFLALDPSGDAVQNPDQAIPRTRTVTPYDVTDAFNGLANTVGSIDTKQLADSFTTLSDTFRNSPEHVRSALDGLSQLSKTVSSRDSQISELLANARTLTTTLANSNDDFEKLIDDGNLLLTELNRRRDAIHDLLTGSARLADQLSGLVQDNTAQLKPALEALKQVTDLLKRQNDNLTKGLQLAGPYFRVVTNTTGNGRWIDAYLCGLLPENHDPCVPPKNPGGTK from the coding sequence GTGAAGTCCTTCAAGGAGCGCAACCCGCTCGTGCTCGGGGTGATCGGCAGCGTCGCGCTGGCCGCGCTGCTCACCATCACGTTCAACTACGACAACCTGCCGATCGTCGGCGGCGGCACGACCTACGAGGCCGAGTTCTCCGAGGCGGCCGGCCTGCAGGCGGACGACGAGGTCCGGATCGCCGGCATCAAGGTCGGCGAGGTGCGCGACGTCGAGCTGGCCGACGACCACGTGCTCGTGTCGTTCCGGGTCAAGGACGCCTGGGTCGGCGACCGCACGTCGGTCCAGATCAAGATCAAGACGTTGCTGGGCCGCAAGTTCCTCGCGCTGGACCCGAGCGGCGACGCCGTGCAGAACCCGGACCAGGCGATCCCGCGGACCCGGACCGTCACGCCCTACGACGTCACCGACGCCTTCAACGGCCTGGCGAACACCGTCGGTTCGATCGACACCAAGCAGCTCGCCGACAGCTTCACCACGTTGTCGGACACCTTCCGCAACTCCCCCGAGCACGTCCGCAGCGCGCTCGACGGCCTTTCGCAGCTGTCGAAGACGGTGTCGAGCCGCGACAGCCAGATCTCCGAGCTGCTGGCCAACGCCCGGACGCTGACCACGACCCTGGCGAACTCGAACGACGACTTCGAGAAGCTGATCGACGACGGCAACCTGCTGCTCACCGAGCTGAACCGGCGCCGCGACGCGATCCACGACCTGCTCACCGGCTCGGCCCGGCTGGCCGACCAGCTCAGCGGGCTGGTGCAGGACAACACCGCGCAGCTCAAGCCGGCGCTGGAGGCCCTCAAGCAGGTGACCGACCTGCTCAAGCGGCAGAACGACAACCTGACCAAGGGCTTGCAGCTGGCCGGGCCGTACTTCCGCGTCGTCACCAACACGACCGGCAACGGCCGCTGGATCGACGCCTACCTCTGCGGCCTGCTGCCCGAGAACCACGACCCGTGCGTCCCGCCGAAGAACCCGGGAGGGACCAAGTGA
- a CDS encoding MCE family protein, with the protein MKRALAAAAVGCLLLTGCSAGEFKGVYDLPLPGGADVGDHPYDVTVQFADVLDLVPQAAVKVGDVPVGRVREIRLGDDGWTAETVLEVNGNVALPANAVARLRQSSLLGEKFVELAPPDDTTAAQSGPRLANGATITLDRTNRNPEFEEIFGALSLLLNGGGIGQLQTINRELSKVLDGNEEQIRSFLGGVNTLMTDLDAHRSDITEALDGLNRLSATLANRHEQVSGALTDLTPGLQSLSEQRTQLVSMLQSLDRLSTVATDVVDRSRDDMVADLRALAPILGQLAKAGDNLPQSLQMLPTFPFPDSVLPAVKGDYINVYTSMIPAAGVPLPDPGQGVPPGLPTLPLPSGEARVSGGR; encoded by the coding sequence ATGAAGCGGGCCCTCGCCGCCGCGGCCGTCGGCTGTCTCCTGCTCACCGGCTGTTCCGCGGGTGAGTTCAAGGGTGTCTACGACCTGCCGCTGCCCGGTGGCGCCGACGTCGGCGACCACCCCTACGACGTCACCGTGCAGTTCGCCGACGTCCTCGACCTGGTGCCGCAGGCCGCGGTGAAGGTCGGCGACGTCCCGGTCGGGCGCGTCCGGGAGATCCGGCTCGGCGACGACGGCTGGACGGCCGAGACCGTACTGGAGGTCAACGGCAACGTCGCGCTGCCCGCCAACGCCGTCGCGCGGCTGCGCCAGTCCAGCCTGCTGGGCGAGAAGTTCGTCGAGCTGGCGCCACCGGACGACACCACGGCCGCGCAGAGCGGCCCGCGGCTCGCGAACGGCGCCACGATCACCCTGGACCGCACCAACCGCAACCCCGAGTTCGAAGAGATCTTCGGCGCGTTGTCGCTGCTGCTCAACGGCGGCGGGATCGGGCAGCTGCAGACGATCAACCGCGAGCTGTCGAAGGTGCTGGACGGCAACGAGGAGCAGATCCGCTCGTTCCTGGGCGGGGTGAACACCTTGATGACCGACCTGGACGCGCACCGCTCCGACATCACCGAGGCGCTCGACGGCTTGAACCGGCTGTCGGCGACCCTGGCCAACCGCCACGAGCAGGTGTCCGGCGCGCTCACCGACCTGACGCCGGGTCTGCAGTCGCTGAGCGAGCAGCGCACGCAGCTCGTCTCGATGCTGCAGTCGCTGGACCGGCTTTCGACGGTGGCCACCGACGTCGTCGACCGCAGCCGCGACGACATGGTCGCCGACCTGCGGGCGCTCGCGCCGATCCTGGGGCAGCTGGCGAAGGCCGGCGACAACCTGCCGCAGTCGCTGCAGATGCTGCCGACGTTCCCCTTCCCGGACTCCGTGCTCCCGGCAGTGAAGGGCGACTACATCAACGTCTACACGTCGATGATCCCGGCGGCCGGGGTGCCGCTGCCCGACCCGGGCCAAGGTGTTCCGCCCGGTCTGCCGACGCTCCCGCTGCCCAGCGGCGAAGCCCGCGTCTCCGGAGGCCGCTGA
- a CDS encoding MCE family protein yields the protein MRRETRRKAGVRTAGVLFLVVMGVLVTLSIKVYDKDFVATVPVTLKASRIGNQLSPGGQVKARGVLVGEIRDVKATPEGAEIALALEPGKVGMLPKDVSALLVPKTLFGERYVQLSIPDGDRAPHLSAGDVIAQDRSANAIELERVFDNLLPLLKAVQPQKLATTLTAVSTALQGRGEQLGQTIDTAASYLKEFNPNLPQLTSDIRDLATVSQVYGDIAPDLLDALTASAVTLDTVKEKQADLAGVYQQVTSSSQEITTFLQNNHDNLISLAADSRAPLEIAAKYSPSFACTLASLNALRGSMDKVLGAGTNEPGLHAEVAVTADSGKYLPGKDDPRFTDGGEPRCYPSGVAPTAGTAAAAPGATGHPLLPGGEGDLGVANSPQEQQLLATLVAPSIGVPDAQVPGWSSVLVGPLYRGTEVKLK from the coding sequence ATGAGACGGGAAACCCGCCGCAAGGCCGGGGTCCGCACCGCCGGGGTGCTGTTCCTGGTCGTGATGGGCGTGCTGGTCACGCTGTCCATCAAGGTCTACGACAAGGACTTCGTCGCCACGGTGCCGGTGACGCTCAAGGCGAGCCGCATCGGCAACCAGCTCTCCCCCGGCGGCCAGGTCAAGGCCCGCGGCGTGCTGGTCGGCGAGATCCGCGACGTCAAGGCGACGCCGGAAGGCGCGGAGATAGCGCTTGCTCTGGAGCCGGGCAAGGTCGGCATGCTGCCGAAGGACGTCTCCGCGTTGCTGGTGCCGAAGACGCTGTTCGGCGAGCGGTACGTCCAGCTGTCCATCCCGGACGGCGACCGGGCCCCGCACCTGAGCGCGGGTGACGTCATCGCGCAGGACCGCTCGGCCAACGCGATCGAGCTGGAACGCGTCTTCGACAACCTGTTGCCGCTGCTCAAGGCCGTCCAGCCGCAGAAGCTCGCGACGACGCTGACCGCGGTGTCGACGGCGCTGCAGGGCCGCGGTGAGCAGCTCGGGCAGACGATCGACACGGCCGCGAGCTACCTCAAGGAGTTCAACCCCAACCTGCCGCAGCTCACCTCGGACATCCGGGACCTGGCGACGGTTTCCCAGGTGTACGGCGACATCGCGCCCGACCTGCTCGACGCGCTCACCGCCTCCGCCGTCACGCTCGACACGGTCAAGGAGAAGCAGGCCGATCTCGCCGGGGTCTACCAGCAGGTGACGTCGTCGTCGCAGGAGATCACGACGTTCCTGCAGAACAACCACGACAACCTCATCTCCCTGGCCGCCGACAGCCGCGCGCCGCTGGAGATCGCCGCGAAGTACTCCCCCAGCTTCGCCTGCACCCTCGCTTCGCTGAACGCCCTGAGGGGATCCATGGACAAGGTGCTCGGCGCGGGCACGAACGAACCGGGCCTGCACGCCGAGGTCGCGGTGACCGCCGACAGCGGCAAGTACCTGCCCGGCAAGGACGACCCGCGTTTCACCGACGGCGGCGAGCCCCGCTGTTACCCCTCCGGCGTCGCCCCGACCGCCGGCACCGCCGCGGCCGCCCCCGGTGCCACCGGTCACCCGCTGCTGCCCGGCGGCGAGGGTGACCTCGGCGTCGCGAACTCGCCGCAGGAACAGCAGCTGCTCGCCACGCTCGTCGCGCCGTCGATCGGCGTGCCGGACGCGCAGGTGCCCGGGTGGAGCAGCGTGCTCGTCGGGCCGCTCTACCGCGGCACGGAGGTGAAGCTCAAGTGA
- a CDS encoding MCE family protein gives MRNIASPLIKSLIFIVVTALATTLLAISITNSGLGDAKPYSAKFLDATSLNVGDDVRISGVRVGQVESLDISDHNRARIGFSLDSGRRLPADVHAVIKYRNMVGQRYIALERGTTGTRDLLPEGGEIPLGRTTPALDLTDLFNGFKPLFQALSPNDVNELSGEIVQVLQGEGGTVESLLAHTGSLTTTLAGRDKVIGEVIGNLNSVLKTVNGKGDALANLVSTLRQLVSGLAGDRAAIGDAISGIGDLTQSTAGLFEQARPPLKASIAGLQGVAGNLAQNQSDVDSFLTNLPVKFTEIGRVASYGSWMNFFLCRATLETTPERGVYVPTPRCES, from the coding sequence GTGAGGAACATCGCCTCCCCGCTGATCAAGAGCCTCATCTTCATCGTCGTCACCGCGCTCGCCACGACCCTGCTGGCCATCTCCATCACGAACTCCGGCCTCGGCGACGCGAAGCCGTACTCGGCGAAGTTCCTCGACGCGACTTCGCTCAACGTCGGTGACGACGTGCGCATCTCCGGCGTCCGCGTCGGCCAGGTCGAATCCCTCGACATCAGCGACCACAACCGGGCGCGGATCGGGTTCTCCCTCGACAGCGGCCGCCGGCTGCCCGCCGACGTCCACGCGGTCATCAAGTACCGCAACATGGTCGGGCAGCGCTACATCGCGCTCGAACGCGGCACCACCGGGACGCGGGACCTGCTGCCCGAGGGCGGCGAGATCCCGCTGGGCCGCACGACACCCGCGCTCGACCTGACCGACCTGTTCAACGGCTTCAAGCCGCTGTTCCAGGCACTCTCGCCCAACGACGTCAACGAGCTCTCCGGCGAGATCGTCCAGGTGCTGCAGGGCGAAGGCGGCACCGTCGAGAGCCTGCTCGCCCACACCGGTTCGCTGACGACCACGCTCGCCGGGCGCGACAAGGTGATCGGCGAGGTGATCGGGAACCTCAACTCGGTCCTGAAGACGGTCAACGGCAAGGGTGACGCGCTCGCGAACCTGGTCTCCACGCTGCGGCAGCTGGTGTCCGGCCTGGCCGGCGACCGCGCCGCGATCGGCGACGCCATCAGCGGCATCGGCGACCTCACGCAGTCCACCGCCGGGTTGTTCGAGCAGGCCCGCCCGCCGCTCAAGGCCAGCATCGCCGGCCTGCAGGGTGTCGCCGGGAACCTGGCCCAGAACCAGTCCGATGTGGACAGTTTCCTGACGAACCTGCCGGTCAAGTTCACCGAGATCGGCCGGGTCGCCTCCTACGGCTCGTGGATGAACTTCTTCCTCTGCCGAGCCACCCTGGAAACCACGCCCGAGCGCGGTGTGTACGTCCCGACGCCGAGGTGTGAGTCGTGA
- a CDS encoding RCC1 domain-containing protein, with protein sequence MAVATTASLCASPAYAAGVGGVIGWGKPDFDVTIPPPATLDGVTAVSAGSTTALALKGGAVLAWGANNWGANQIPAAATSGVSQIASGWGHELALKNGKVLAWGNNWYGQTTLPAAVGSGVIAISASNMHSLALKQGGQVISWGTRTDVPAAAQSGVSAISAGGDHNLALKNGGVLAWGSNIYGQATVPAGLSSGVTAVSAGYQHSLALKGGRVYAWGRDNYLQVDVPPEALSDVAGIDAGFNHNLAYKTNGDIVVWGSNIVGESSPLTCGPVFAVSAGDNDSFVLKTDPNAAC encoded by the coding sequence GTGGCCGTGGCGACGACCGCTTCGTTGTGCGCGTCGCCCGCGTACGCGGCCGGTGTCGGCGGCGTCATCGGCTGGGGCAAGCCGGACTTCGACGTCACGATCCCGCCGCCGGCGACGCTGGACGGGGTCACCGCCGTGTCGGCGGGCAGCACGACCGCGCTGGCGCTGAAGGGCGGCGCGGTCCTCGCGTGGGGCGCGAACAACTGGGGCGCCAACCAGATCCCCGCGGCGGCGACGTCCGGGGTCAGCCAGATCGCCTCCGGCTGGGGGCACGAACTGGCCCTGAAGAACGGCAAGGTCCTGGCCTGGGGCAACAACTGGTACGGCCAGACCACCCTGCCCGCGGCGGTGGGCAGCGGCGTCATCGCGATCTCGGCGTCCAACATGCACAGTCTCGCCCTGAAGCAGGGCGGGCAGGTGATCAGCTGGGGGACGCGGACCGACGTGCCCGCGGCCGCGCAGTCCGGCGTGAGCGCGATTTCCGCCGGTGGTGACCACAACCTGGCGCTCAAGAACGGCGGCGTGCTGGCCTGGGGGAGCAACATCTACGGCCAGGCGACGGTGCCGGCCGGCCTGTCGTCCGGGGTCACGGCGGTCTCCGCCGGGTACCAGCACAGCCTGGCGCTGAAGGGCGGCCGGGTCTACGCGTGGGGCCGGGACAACTACCTGCAGGTCGACGTGCCGCCGGAAGCCCTGTCCGACGTCGCGGGCATCGACGCCGGGTTCAACCACAACCTGGCGTACAAGACGAACGGGGACATCGTCGTCTGGGGCTCGAACATCGTCGGGGAGTCGTCGCCGCTGACCTGCGGCCCGGTGTTCGCGGTGTCCGCCGGGGACAACGACAGTTTTGTGCTGAAGACGGATCCGAACGCGGCTTGCTGA
- a CDS encoding MCE family protein, with translation MSALTTTRAGVLTSRFIAAALLLALVVTAALWWVFAGSGQHHVTAFFSRAVGVYPGSDVRVLGVRIGQVDAVTPRGEQVQVDMTVDGSVGVAQDTTVLVIAPSVVADRYVQFAKPARGGPRLPDGASIPVQRTATPVELDQLYASLDSLTKALGPNGANSQGALSDLLKTGADNLQGNGQAFNDSVKNFAQLARTLAGNSGDLFGTVDELQQFTTMLSTNDQQVSSVNQQLSQVSSTLAANSGELAHALDGLGRALGDIQGFIRDNRGALKANVDNLVTTTQTLVDQRASLAGTLDAIPLAVTNVLNAVDPNTGRLMGRANLDYYQESLPLPLTGDVYTNGGGR, from the coding sequence GTGAGCGCGCTGACCACCACCAGGGCCGGGGTCCTGACCAGCCGGTTCATCGCCGCCGCCCTGCTGCTCGCGCTGGTCGTGACGGCCGCGCTGTGGTGGGTGTTCGCCGGCAGCGGCCAGCACCACGTCACGGCGTTCTTCTCCCGCGCGGTCGGCGTCTACCCCGGCTCCGACGTCCGCGTGCTCGGCGTCCGGATCGGCCAGGTCGACGCCGTCACCCCGCGCGGCGAGCAGGTGCAGGTCGACATGACCGTCGACGGCTCGGTCGGTGTCGCCCAGGACACGACCGTCCTGGTCATCGCACCCAGTGTCGTCGCCGACCGCTACGTCCAGTTCGCCAAGCCGGCCCGCGGCGGGCCGCGGCTGCCGGACGGCGCGTCGATCCCGGTGCAGCGCACGGCGACGCCGGTGGAGCTCGACCAGCTCTACGCCAGCCTCGACTCGCTGACCAAGGCCCTCGGCCCGAACGGCGCGAACTCCCAGGGCGCGCTGTCGGACCTGCTGAAGACCGGCGCGGACAACCTGCAGGGCAACGGCCAGGCGTTCAACGACAGCGTCAAGAACTTCGCCCAGCTCGCCCGCACGCTGGCCGGCAACTCGGGCGACCTCTTCGGCACCGTCGACGAGCTCCAGCAGTTCACGACCATGCTCTCGACCAACGACCAGCAGGTCAGCAGCGTCAACCAGCAGCTCTCGCAGGTGTCGAGCACGCTGGCCGCCAACAGCGGCGAGCTGGCCCACGCCCTCGACGGCCTGGGCCGCGCGCTCGGTGACATCCAGGGGTTCATCCGCGACAACCGCGGCGCGCTCAAGGCCAATGTGGACAACCTGGTGACGACCACGCAGACGCTCGTCGACCAGCGCGCGTCACTGGCCGGCACGCTCGACGCCATCCCGCTCGCCGTGACGAACGTGCTCAACGCGGTCGACCCGAACACCGGACGGCTGATGGGGCGCGCGAACCTCGACTACTACCAGGAGTCGCTGCCGTTGCCGCTCACCGGGGACGTCTACACCAACGGGGGTGGGCGATGA
- a CDS encoding MlaD family protein, protein MLTRRVRIQVILFVIIALATTAFVGANYAGLGRLFGSGSYTVKLELAEGGGLFTNGEVTYRGVAVGRVGELRLTTTGTEADLLIDDGAPPIPENSQAVVANRSAVGEQYVDLQPRTSDRPYLAQGSVIRRESTTLPLPVNNLLTDLDSFTASVPTQDLRTVVNELDDALRGAGPDLQTLMDSATTFTQEASTHLPQTSKLIGDGATVLRTQVDSAAEWRSFSSNAKVFAQQLASSDGDLRRLIATAPPAATELSSLMKENDPGLPILLANLLTTSRVFATRTDAEQQLLVNTPKAVAAVGSALNDQGDALRMGLVLNFDNPPPCRQGYEGTPHRPSTDVSPLPFRTDAACTLPYGNESSVRGTQNAPHPAVPAPALPGGLTGPLGLGTQATSTSLEEMLWLR, encoded by the coding sequence ATGCTGACGCGCAGAGTGCGGATCCAGGTGATCCTGTTCGTGATCATCGCCTTGGCGACCACGGCTTTCGTGGGCGCCAACTACGCTGGTCTCGGCCGGTTGTTCGGCTCCGGCAGTTACACGGTCAAGCTGGAGCTCGCCGAAGGCGGCGGCCTCTTCACCAACGGCGAGGTGACCTACCGCGGCGTCGCCGTCGGGCGGGTCGGCGAGCTCCGGCTCACCACCACCGGCACCGAAGCCGACCTGCTGATCGACGACGGCGCCCCGCCGATCCCGGAGAACTCCCAGGCCGTGGTGGCGAACCGGTCCGCGGTCGGCGAGCAGTACGTCGACCTGCAGCCGCGCACCTCCGACCGGCCCTACCTCGCGCAGGGTTCGGTGATCCGGCGCGAATCGACGACCTTGCCGCTGCCGGTGAACAACCTGCTGACGGACCTGGACTCGTTCACCGCGTCGGTGCCGACGCAGGACCTGCGCACGGTGGTGAACGAGCTCGACGACGCCCTGCGCGGCGCCGGCCCGGACCTGCAGACGCTGATGGACTCGGCGACGACGTTCACCCAGGAAGCGAGCACGCACCTGCCGCAGACGTCGAAGCTGATCGGCGACGGCGCGACCGTGCTGCGCACCCAGGTCGACTCCGCCGCCGAATGGCGCTCGTTCAGCAGCAACGCCAAGGTGTTCGCCCAGCAGCTGGCGAGTTCCGACGGCGACCTGCGGCGGCTGATCGCGACCGCGCCGCCCGCGGCGACCGAGCTTTCGTCGTTGATGAAGGAGAACGACCCGGGCCTGCCGATCCTGCTGGCCAACCTGCTGACGACGTCGCGGGTGTTCGCCACCCGCACCGACGCCGAGCAGCAGCTGCTGGTCAACACGCCCAAGGCCGTCGCGGCCGTGGGTTCGGCGCTGAACGACCAGGGTGACGCGCTGCGGATGGGGCTGGTGCTCAACTTCGACAACCCGCCGCCGTGCCGGCAGGGCTACGAGGGCACGCCGCACCGGCCGAGCACCGACGTCTCGCCGCTGCCGTTCCGGACCGACGCGGCGTGCACGCTGCCGTACGGGAACGAGAGCTCGGTGCGCGGCACGCAGAACGCGCCGCACCCGGCCGTGCCGGCCCCGGCCCTGCCGGGCGGGCTGACCGGCCCGCTCGGGCTCGGCACGCAGGCGACGTCGACGAGCCTCGAGGAGATGCTGTGGCTGCGGTGA